In the genome of Conger conger chromosome 8, fConCon1.1, whole genome shotgun sequence, one region contains:
- the dok1b gene encoding docking protein 1b, translated as MRAYPNICQTEVIAIGSLKKEVKKRKKQTVCQLLCPLKEMDTHVKEGQLYVQHQKFGKKWKKSWFVLYPASQSGIARLEFFDCGGSSEKPSSTKKLDKKVIRLSECISILPALTETCPKDNMAAFCMETNDKTHVFATERQACAAWVDKLCEIAFQGGGVLDSNGQQEFKMAENLIYSSREEVNEFWVSVQRTEASERCGLQGAYWLKADSDSLILKDPKSKRSLLVWPYKLLRRYGRDKVMFSFEAGRRCDSGPGNFTFETKQGNEVFGLVEGAIREQKAQAEERHQSSPALDPDCPALQLARTGGEGGREREDGDSGGSKPGSADGVFGRREGRSLPDPPAPPHDPAGLYSEPADSLRLPPCPADALYSDPVDSLKAAPTPAPRNPGNRPEPLYSDIYDRVSVELAPRAAALRLEAWPKGAGPEHIYDEPEGRGEGGGGGGGGALYDEARLEPQAWRARAWDDSPQGHEVPYNPSADDYSVPAYGRPPPPRTKGPKPLPAPKPAKGSGPRNQNTNNNNNEHTALYGQVSRHKPHPNTCYPPDIIYDNLGDI; from the exons ATGCGAGCCTACCCGAATATTTGTCAAACGGAAGTTATAGCAATAGGAAGTTTGAAAAAAGAAGTTAAAAAACGCAAAAAACAAACCGTGTGCCAACTTCTCTGCCCTCTGAAGGAGATGGATACGCACGTCAAAGAAGGACAACTTTATGTACAGCACCAAAAGTTTGGCAAG AAATGGAAGAAGAGCTGGTTTGTGCTGTACCCAGCCAGTCAGAGTGGCATCGCTCGCCTGGAGTTCTTTGACTGTGGCGGCAGCAGTGAGAAGCCCAGCAGCACCAAGAAGCTGGACAAGAAGGTGATCCGGCTGTCTGAGTGCATCAGCATCCTGCCcgccctcaccgagacctgcCCCAAGGACAACATGGCCGCCTTCTGCATGGAGACCAACGACAAGACGCACGTGTTCGCCACGGAGCGGCAGGCCTGCGCCGCCTGGGTGGACAAGCTGTGCGAAATCGCCTTTCAG GGAGGCGGTGTGTTGGACTCTAACGGGCAGCAGGAATTCAAGATGGCGGAGAACCTCATCTACTCCTCCAGAGAGGAAG TGAATGAGTTCTGGGTGAGCGTGCAGCGGACAGAGGCCTCGGAGCGctgtggcctgcagggggcgtaCTGGCTGAAGGCCGACAGTGACAGCCTCATCCTGAAGGACCCCAAGAGCAAGAGGAGCCTGCTGGTCTGGCCCTACAAACTGCTGCGCCGCTACGGCAGAGACAAG GTGATGTTCTCCTTCGAGGCGGGGCGGCGCTGTGACTCGGGCCCGGGGAACTTCACCTTCGAGACCAAGCAGGGGAACGAGGTGTTTGGGCTGGTGGAGGGGGCGATCCGGGAGCAGAAGGCCCAGGCAGAGGAGCGGCACCAGAGCAGCCCCGCCCTGGACCCCGACTGCCCCGCCCTGCAGCTGGCCCGCACCGGGGGCGAGGGCGGCCGCGAGCGGGAGGACGGGGACTCCGGCGGCAGCAAGCCCGGCTCGGCGGACGGCGTGTTCGGCAGGAGGGAGGGCCGCAGCCTGCcggacccccccgcccccccgcacgACCCGGCCGGGCTGTACTCGGAGCCGGCCGACTCCCTGcgcctgcccccctgccccgcgGACGCGCTGTACTCCGACCCCGTGGACAGCCTGAAGGCCGCCCCCACGCCCGCCCCGCGTAACCCTGGCAACAGGCCCGAGCCGCTGTACTCCGACATCTACGACCGCGTGAGCGTGGAGCTGGCGCCCCGCGCCGCCGCCCTGAGGCTGGAGGCGTGGCCTAAAGGGGCGGGGCCGGAGCACATCTACGACGAGCCGGAGGGGCGTGGcgagggcgggggcgggggcgggggcggggcgctGTACGACGAGGCGCGGCTGGAGCCGCAGGCCTGGCGTGCGCGGGCGTGGGACGACTCGCCGCAGGGCCACGAGGTCCCGTACAACCCCAGCGCCGACGACTACTCCGTCCCCGCCTACGgccggcccccgcccccacgCACCAAGGGCCCCAAGCCCCTCCCAGCCCCCAAACCCGCCAAGGGGAGCGGCCCGCGCAACCagaacaccaacaacaacaacaacgagcACACAGCGCTGTACGGCCAGGTGTCCCGACACAAGCCCCACCCAAACACCTGCTACCCACCCGACATCATCTACGATAACCTGGGGGACATCTGA